Genomic window (Streptomyces yatensis):
CTGCTGCGGCAGTGGTCGGAGACGGACGAGCGGATCGTCGACGAATCGATGGCGGCGACCGGGGTGGCGGAGCTCGCGGATCGCTATGTCGACGAATTGTCCGGCGGGCAGCGTCAGCGGGTATGGATCGCGATGGCCATCGCCCAGCAGACCCCGCTGCTGCTCCTCGACGAGCCCACGACCTATCTCGACATCCAGCACCAGATCGACGTGCTGGACCTGTGCGCCCAGCTCCACGAGGAGCAGGGCCGCACTCTCGTCGCCGTTCTGCACGACCTGAACCACGCCGCCCGCTACGCCACCCATCTGATCGCGATGCGGGGCGGCGAGGTCGTCGCCGAGGGGGCGCCGGGGGACGTGGTCACGGCGGACCTGGTGGAGCGGGTCTTCGGGCTGCCCTGCCAGGTGATCGACGACCCCGAGACGGGGACGCCGCTGGTCATCCCGGCCTCCCGCCGGTCCCGTACGGCACGCGTGGAGGCACCGTCGCCGCTGGTGCGGTGAGCGAGTCCTGAGTGCGTAGAGCCTCGCGGCGGGGGCGCGGTCGGGGTGGCGTCCGCGCCCGTGACCTGGGCCCGTGACCTGGGGCGCCCCGCTGGCGGCGTGGGCGGGCGATGTGGTGGCTAGAGCAGCTTCCGCAGCCGCAGCAGGTCGCGCAGCCCGGCCTCGAGCTTGATCCGTCCGCTGCCCCACGCCCGTGCGAAGTGCAGCTCGCCGTCGACCAGGGCCACCAGGTCGTCGCCGGTCATCGCCAGCCGGATCTGCGCGCGCTCGGCGGGCGGGCCCGGCTCGGTCGTCACATCCTCGATCCGGCTGTCCACGAGACGGCCGGCGAAGGTGGTGTCCAGGTCGGTGATCCAGCAGCTCACGGAGCGATCGAGCGCGGCAGCGCTGCGGAGGTCCCCGTTCGCGCTCGCGAGGTTCTCCGCCAGTTTGTCGAGTGCACTGCGGCACTGTTCCAAGGTCGCCATCGCGCATGACGTTACCCCAGGTCTCGTACGTCGGAGAACGAGGGATTCGCGGTAGCGTCGGGGCCATGAGCGAGCCGATGTCGGCCGGATGGCCCGGCCCACAGCCCGATACGGCGGCCGAGCGGGCCCAGGAAGCCACGCCCGGGCCGCTTCCGGGGGCTGGTGTGGCGCCAGGTGCGGAGGCGGTCCCCCACCCGGTCACGGGCGGGGCCGGGGAGACGGATCCCGGGTCCGGGACGGGGCGGGAAGAGGCCTCGGAGCCGGTGTCGGAGGGGGTATCGGTGGGCGTGCCGGAGTCGGCGCCCGAGCCCGTGCCGGAGCCGCCCGGCCCCGCTGAACCGGCCCCGCTCGGCGTGGACCGCACGCCCACCGGCGTCCCCGAGGTGGATGCCCGGCTCGACCGGCTGGCCGACGCCGACCACCTTGAGACGAGCGGGCATCTGGAGGTGTACGAGGATGTCCACGGGGGTCTTCGCGACACGCTGACAGCACTCGACCGGCGGCCCGGACCCCCCGCGCCCGGCCCCCGGCCCCCGTCCGCTGCGTAGACGGCACCGTCGGCTGGGCACGCGACCCCGTCCGTTACGCGAACGATGTCGTCCGCTGCGCAAAGACCTCGTCCGCTACATGATCGACCTCAGGAGCTGAACCACCCGTGGCAGTGACCCGCCCACGACGCGTACGACTCGACGCGGAGCTGGTGCGCCGCAAGCTGGCCCGTTCGCGTGAGCATGCGAGCCAGCTGATCGCCGCGGGCCGGGTCACCGTCGGCGGGGCGGTGGCGACCAAACCGGCCACGCAGGTGGAGACCAGCGCGGCCGTCGTCGTGATCGAGGACGACAGCGATCCGGATTACGTCTCGCGCGGTGGCCACAAGCTCGCGGGGGCGCTGTACGCGTTCAGCGAGGAGTACCGGGAGGGTGTGGGCGGGGGCGCGGGGCAGCGCTCCGGGGTCCGCCCGGGCGTGGGAGCTGGTGCCGGTGTTGGCTCTGGTGCCGGGTTGAAGGTCGCCGGGCGGCGGGCGCTGGACGCGGGTGCGTCGACCGGAGGCTTCACGGACGTCCTGCTGCGCGCGGGCGTGGCGCAGGTGCTCGCCGTCGACGTCGGCTACGGCCAGCTCGCCTGGTCGCTGCAGAGCGATGAACGCGTCAGTGTTTACGACCGTACAAACGTACGCGAGCTGACACTTGAGGGGATTGGTGGGGAACCGGTGGACCTGGTGGTCGGTGACCTCTCCTTCATCCCGCTCGGGCTGGTACTGCCCGCCCTCGTGCGGTGCGCGGCGCCCGACGCCGATCTGGTGCTGATGGTCAAACCACAGTTCGAGGTCGGCAAGGAGCGGCTGGGCAGCGGGGGAGTGGTCCGCAGCGCCGAACTGCGCGCCGAAGCGGTGCGCACGGTGGCCGGGCGGGCGGCGGAACTCGGACTGGGCGTGCTGGGCGTGACCGCCAGCCCGCTCCCGGGGCCGTCGGGCAATGTCGAGTACTTTTTGTGGATGCGCGCCGGGGCGCCGGCACTGGACCCGGCGGATGTTGACCGTGCAGTGGCGGAGGGGCCCAGTTGACCACTTCAGAAGCAGCGCAGGAGAAGGAAGCAGCGCCCGTGTCCGAGACGGCAGTGCCCGGGGCGGGTGCGGCCGGGGCGGGCGTGGCCGGGGCGGCCATGCCTGTAACGGAGCACGCGCCGTCGATGCCGGCGGCCGAGCCGACGGCGGACCGCACTGTCTTCCTGCTTGCGCACACCGGCCGCCCGGCGGCCATCCGCAGCGCCGAACTGGTCGTTCAGGGGCTGCTGCGCAGCGGAATCGGGGTACGGGTGCTCGCCGCCGAGGCCGCGGACCTGCCGCTGCCACCCGCTGTCGAGCGCGTCGACGCGGACCGTGACGTGCTGAACGGCTGTGAGCTGCTGATCGTGCTCGGCGGGGACGGGACGCTGCTGCGCGGAGCGGAGTTCGCGCGGGTCTCGGGCGTGCCGATGCTCGGGGTGAACCTCGGGCGGGTGGGCTTCCTGGCCGAGGCCGAGCGGGATGACCTCGACAAGGTCGTGGACCGGGTGGTGACCCGGCAGTACGAGGTCGAGGAGCGGATGACGATCGATGTGCTCGTCCGCAACGACGGGCACATCGTGCACACGGACTGGGCGCTGAACGAGGCGTCGGTCGAGAAGGCGGCGCGGGAGCGGCTGCTCGAGGTCGTCACGGAGGTCGACAACCGGCCGGTCTCGCGCTTCGGCGGCGACGGTGTGGTCTGCGCGACTCCGACCGGCTCGACGGCGTACGCGTTCTCGGCGGGCGGGCCGGTGGTGTGGCCCGAGGTGGAGGCGCTGCTGATGGTGCCGATCAGCGCCCATGCGCTGTTCGCCAAGCCGCTGGTGACGTCGCCGAAGTCGGTGCTCGCGGTGGAGGTGCAGCCGCAGACGCCGCATGGGGTGCTGTGGTGCGACGGCCGCCGCACGGTGGAGCTGCCGGCGGGGGCGCGGGTGGAGGTACGGCGGGGTGCGGTACCGGTGCGGCTGGCCCGGCTCCACCATGCGTCGTTCACGGACCGCTTGGTCGCCAAGTTCGCGCTGCCGGTGGCGGGGTGGCGGGGGGCGCCGCACTAGTCCGCTGGGTGCGGGTGCGTGTGGGATCCAGCCCCTCCGGCGATTGAGGAGCGGGGTCCGGGGCGGAGCCCCGGCGGGGGTCCAGGGGGCGGAGCCCCCGGGGGGCTTTCCGCCGGAGGCGCCCGCGGTCCGCACCGGGCATGTGTGCGGGTCGACCCCACAAGTGGCGCCCCTTCGTCGCATCGCACCGGCCAAACCTCGTATGGTCGTGCACGTGCTGGAGGAGATGCGGATACGTGCGCTGGGCGTCATCGACGACGCGGTCGTCGAGCTGTCGCCCGGCTTCACCGCGGTGACCGGTGAGACCGGCGCGGGCAAGACCATGGTCGTCACCAGCCTCGGGCTGCTGCTGGGCGGCCGGGCCGATGCCGCCCTGGTGCGGATCGGGGCCAAGGCGGCGGTCGTCGAGGGGCGCATTTCGGTCGACGCCCGTTCGGCGGCGGCCGTAAGGGCCGAGGAGGCGGGCGCCGAGCTCGAGGACGGCGTGCTGCTGATCAGCCGTACGCTCTCCGCCGAGGGGCGGTCGCGCGCGCATGTGGGCGGCCGGTCGGTGCCCGTGGGGCTGCTGGGCGAGCTGGCCGACGATCTGGTGGCCGTGCACGGCCAGACCGATCAGCAGGGCCTGCTGCGGCCCGCCCGGCAGCGGCAGGCGCTGGACCGGTACGCGGGGGCCGCGGTGGCCGGGCCCCTGGAGAAGTACGCGGGGGCCTATCGCCGGCTGCGCGCCGTCACGGCCGAGTGGGAGGAATTGACCACGCGGGCCCGCGAGCGCGCGCAGGAGGCGGATCTGCTGCGGTTCGGGCTCGAAGAGGTCGCGGAGGCCGAGCCACGGCCCGGAGAGGACGTCGAGTTGGCGGCCGAGGCCGAGCGGCTGGGGCACGCCGAGGCCCTGGCGTCCGCCGCCGCCCTCGCGCACGCCGCCCTCGCCGGGAACCCGGAGGACCCGGAGGGCGTGGACGCGGCCACTCTGGTCGCGGGCGCCCATCGCGCCGTTGAGGCCGTGCGCTCCCATGACTCGGCGCTGGCCGGGCTCGCCGACCGGATCGGTGAGATCGGCATCCTGGTGTCGGATGTGGCCGGGGATCTCGCGGGGTACGCCGACAACCTCGACGCCGACCCGATCCGCCTGGGTGCCGTCGAGGAGCGCCGCGCCGCGCTGGCGCAGCTGACCCGTAAGTACGGCGAGACCATCGCGGACGTGCTGGCCTGGGCGGAGCAGGGCGCCGCCCGGCTGGCCGAACTGGACGGCGACGACGACCGCATCGGCGAGCTGGCCGCCGAGCGCGACGCGCTCCGCGCCGAGCTGGGCGAGCTGGCGCAGACGCTCACCGACGCCCGTACGGAGGCGGCGGGGCGTTTCGCGGAGGCGGTCACGGCCGAGCTGGCCTCGCTGGCGATGCCGCATGCCCGGGTCACGTTCGCGATTCACCAGACCGAGACGGAGACGGACGGCATCGAGGTGGGCGGCCGCGCGGTCGTCTTCGGGCCGCACGGGGCCGACGAGGTCGAGCTGCTGCTCGCCCCGCATCCGGGCGCCCCGCCCCGGCCGATCGCCAAGGGCGCCTCCGGGGGTGAGCTGTCCCGGGTGATGCTCGCGGTGGAAGTCGTCTTCGCGGGCTCCGACCCCGTACCGACGTATCTCTTCGACGAGGTGGACGCGGGCGTCGGCGGTAAGGCGGCGGTCGAGGTGGGCCGCCGGCTGGCCAAGCTCGCGCGTTCCGCGCAGGTCGTGGTGGTCACCCATCTGCCGCAGGTCGCGGCGTTCGCCGACCGGCATCTGGTGGTCGAGAAGACCAACGACGGGTCGGTGACACGCAGCGGGGTGAAGGCCATGGAGGGCGAGGACCGCGTACGGGAGCTGTCGCGGATGCTCGCGGGCCAGGAGGACTCCGAACTCGCGCGGGCGCATGCGGAAGAGCTCCTGGAGGCGGCACGCGCGGGACGCTGACCTTCACCCGAAAGGGTGGTACCGCGGACGTACGGGCGAGCTCGGGGTAGACGTCGCCGGGGAGCGTTGCGACGAGGGTTCGGCGAGTGCTGGCATCCTTGGGCGGTCCCTCCGTTTCGCCCCGTCACCGTCTCAGGAGCTCCGCCCGCGTGAGCAGTACCGCGAGTAGCACCCCGGTCCCGCCGCACGGGCAGCCGTCGCTGCACGCCGTTCAGGTGCTGGGCGGCGGGAGTTCGGGCAGCGGGGTGCACGTGCGGTCGTTGTCGGCCGGGCTGGTGGCGCGCGGGCTGCGGGTGACCGTCTGCGGGCCCTGGAGCGCCGAGCGGGGCTACGGCTTCGCCGAGACGGGAGCGCGGTTCACCGGGCTCGACGCCCTGACGGGCGCCGGAAGCATGGCGTCGCTGCGCAGGGCCACCCAGGGGGCGGCCCTGGTGCACGCCCATGGGCTGCGGTCGGGGCTGCTGGCCGCCGTGGCGCTGCGTGGCCGGAATGTGCCGCTGATCGTCACCTGGCACACCCGCGTGGACGCCGAGGGTGCGCGGGCCCGTCTCGTCGGACTGATGGAGCGCCGGGTGGCGCGGGCCGCCGCGATCGTGCTGGGGGCCTCCTCGGATCTGGTGGAGCGGGCCAGGGCCCGCGGCGCCCGCGACGCGCGGCTGGCCCCGGTCGCGGTGCCCGCACCGCGCCCGGCACCGGAGCCGGGCGATGGCCGCCGCCAGAAGGCGCGGGCCGAACTGGGCGTGGTGGAGCGGCCGTTGCTGGTCACGGCGGGCCGGCTGGAGGCGGTGGCCGGGCACGGCCCGCTGCTGGACGCGGCGCGGCGCTGGCGCGGGCTGGATCCGCAGCCGCTGCTGGTGGTGGCGGGGGAGGGGCCGGACCGCGCGGTGCTGCAGCGCCGGATCGACCTGGAGGGGCTGCCGGTGCGGCTGCTCGGCCGGCGTGAGGATGTACCGGGGCTGCTCTCGGCGGCCGATGTGGCGGTGCTTTCCAGCCGCTGGGAGGCGCGCTCGCTGCTGGCCCAGGAGGCGCTGCACGCGGGGGTGCCGCTGGTGGCGACGGCGGTGGGCGGGGTGCCGGAGCTGGTCGGGGACGCGGCCGAACTCGTCCCGTACGGCGACCCGGAGGCTCTGGCAGAGGCGGTGACCGGGCTGCTCGCGGATCCGGTGCGCCGGGTGGAGCTCGCCGCGGCGGGGCGGGCGCGGACGGCCGGCTGGCCGACGGAGGACGACACCGTCGCCCATGTCCTCAGCGTCTACGATGAGTTGGTGCAGACCTTTCTGCGTGAAGGGGTTGACGGGCCCGGTCGTTGATCGGCAGGGTGCTGGGCAGAGGAACGAGAGAGCGCTCTCAATTCGCTTCTCCCGTTACCCCCCACGCCATTTTCCCGGCAACCCCCACTACGCCGAGGAGCACCATCATCATGATCAGTCGTAGGAAGCTGCTGGGTGGCATAGCCGCCTCCGCCGCTGCCGCGGGAACGGGCCTGGCCTTCGCCGGTGGCCGCGCCAGCGGTGCGCCGAGCGCGAAGGCCGCCGCCTCCCTGCCCCTGACCGTCGTCAACAAGACGGGGCAGTACGACAACGCATCGGTCTGGCTCTACATCGTCGGCAACGAGGGCGACCGGCAGGTCCACGTCACCCCCGACGGCACCATCGCCCCCGTCGCGATGTCCGACAACGGCTCGGACGGCTTCACCGACTACGCGATCCCGCTGGCCGGAAGCGGCGACACCAAGCTGAACCTGCCGCAGATGTCCGGCCGGATCTATGTCGCGCTCGGCTCGAAGCTCAAGCTGAAGGTGGTCGAGGACGGGGCGGGCAAGGCCGCGCTGCAGTACCCGGCCGGCTGGGTGTCCGGCGACCCGAACTTCGACATCATGCACGACTGCGCGGAGTTCACGTACAACGACTCCGGGATGTTCTGCAACACCACCATGGTGGACATGTTCAGCGTCCCGCTGTCGATCCACCTCACCGGCGCCCAGGACCAGACCACCGGCACCCTCAAGGACGGCGCCCGCGCCAAGGTCTTCTCCGACCTCGCCGGCGTCGACGCCTACAAGAAGCTGATCGTCGGCGACAATCTGCGGGTGATCGCTCCGGGCCATGGCATGGGCGCGGGGCTGTTCGCGGAGGACTACTTCGCGTCCTACATCGACCAGGTCTGGGACGCCTACGGATCGAAGGACCTCAAGGTCACCACCAACGCGGGCACCTTCACCGGCCGGGTGAGCGGCGGGAAGTTCTCCTTCACCGGCCCGGCGTCGGTCTCCTTCGACAAGCCCTCCACCAAGGACGTGCTGTTCTGCGACGGCGCCCTGGCCGCGCCCAACGACGGGACGACGGGCCCGGTCGCGGCGATCCTCGGCGCGGGCTTCAACCGCACGACGCTGCACAACACCGATGCCCAGCCGACCACCGACCCGGCCGCCTTCTACGGCGAGGAGGTCACCAACCACTACGCCAAGGCCATGCACGCGGCGACGGTGGACGGCAAGGCGTACGGCTTCGCCTTCGACGACGTGGCGGAGTTCGCGTCCTACATCCAGGACACGGCGCCCAAGGGGATCACGCTCACGCTGACTCCGTTCTAGGGGGCGGGGTGTCCGGCGGGGTGTGACGCCTGCGGCGTGCTTGTTCCCCTCCCCGCCCCTTCCCGTAACTGGGGCTTCGCCCCAGACCCCGCGGGGCTCGGGGGTGAAGCCGCTGACGTGCGGTGGAGCTGCATGCCGGTGCCGTGGGGAGGGGAGCGGCCCGTCGGGCGGGGTGGGTTCCGGTCGCGGTTCGGTACAGGGCGGCCGGGCGGGGAGGTGTTCGTGGCGTGTGGTGTGTTTGTTCCCCTCCCGCCCCTTCCCGCAACTGGGGCTTCGCCCCAGACCCCAGACCCCAGACCCCGAGCCCCAGGCCCCACGCCCCAGGCCTCGAGCCCCAGGCCCCGGGGGTGATGCCCCTGACGTGTGGCGGAGCCGCATGTCGATGCCGTGGGGAGGGGGACAGCTCGCCGGGCCGGGTGGGCTCCGGCTGCCGTTCGGCACAGGGCGGCTGGGCGGGGAGGTCTCTGCGGCGCACGGCGGGGCGGCGCCGCGGAGGGTGAGGGAGCCACTCCCCGCCCGGCTACACGTCCGGCGACCCGCCCGGCGGCACGGGGGGACGCCGGGCGGGAAGCCCGGGCACTGCGGGACGGCCCGCACCCGCGTCGGGCGGGGCGGCACCCGTGTCGGGGCCCCGCACCCGTGCAGGGTGAGCCGCACCCGTTCGGGGTGAGCCGCACCCGTTCGGGGTGAGCCGCACCCGTTCGGGGTGAGCCGCACCCGTTCAGGGTGAGCCGCACCCGTTCAGGCGGGGCGTAAACGCGTCACGCGGGGCGTGACCGCGTCAGGTGGGCCGCACCCGTGCCAGGCGGCCCGCATCCGTGTCCGGCGGGGCGTACCCGTGCAGGGTGAGCCGCATTCGTGTCACGCGGGGCGTAACCGCGTCAGGTGGGCCGCACCCGCGTCAGGCGGCCCGTACCCGTGCAGGGTGAGCCGCATCCGCGTCAGGTGAGCCGCACCACGCGCCAGGCGGGCCGCACCCGCGTCGGGCGGCTGGCACCCGCGTCACGTGGGCCGCACCCGTGTCAGGCAGCCCGCACCCGCGTCACGCGGGGCAGGCAGTGTGGGGCGCCGCTGCGTTATCGCACGTGGCGGCGGGCCTGGAGGGCCACTCCCAGGGCGAGAACCGTCTGGGGGTCCTCCAGGTCGCTGCCCAGCAGCCGGGAGATCCGGGCCAGCCGGTCGTACAGCGTCTGGCGGTTGAGGTGCAGTGCGCGGGCCGTCTCCGCCTTGCGGCCCGCGTGGTGCAGATATGTCTCCAGTGTCGGCACCAGCGGCGGGCGGGCGGTGCGGTCATGGGTGAGCAGCGGACCGATCACCCGGTCGACGAAGGCGGCCAGATCGCCGTGTTCCCGCAGTCGCCACAGCAACAGGTCGACATCCAGGCTCCGTACGTCGTACCAGTCCCGGTCGGTCAGCCCGCCCGCCGCGTTCGCCGCCTCCGCCGCATGCCGCAGCTCGGTGCCGGCCGCGTCCCAGCCGACCGCGAGCCCGGCGATCACCACCGGCTGCCGCGCGCCCGCCCGGTCCGGCCAGGCCCGTTCCACCCCGGCCCGCAGCGCCGCCGCGATCCGCTCCGCCACCGCGCCGCGCTCGGTCGCGCCGCGCAGCCCCGCCAGCAGCGGGACCCGGCCCTCCGGAAGTCGTACGCCGAGCAGCACCGGCACCCCGACCGCCGCCAGCTCCTCCTGCAGGGCGTGGGCCAGCGCCGCCCAGCTCTCCCCGCCCCCGGCCAGCGGGCGCGGATCCTCCACCAGCCGCATCACCACCGGCAGCAGTGGCCCGTCCGCGCCCGGCCGGAAGCCCAGCACCCGGGCCTGGGCGGGGGCGTCCGAGGCCTCGATGCGGCCCTCCGCGAGATCGGTGAGGAAGTCCCCGCGCCCGCGCGCCGCCAGCTCCTCCTCCTGACGCGTCCGCAGCAGCACCACCGCCAGCAGATCCGCCGTCCGCTCGGCGGCGATCTTGTGCACCGGCCCCAGCGGCCCGGCCACCGGAAGGACCGTCAGCCGCGCCCGTACGGAGCCGGGCCCCGGCCCGCCGCCCGGGATGTCCGCCATCACACTGCCCGCCGGCGGTTCGGGCCGCTCGGCCGCGCGCCGCGCCCGCAGCCCCTCCCACACCTGCAGCGGATCGGCCGCGCCCGCCGGGGGCGTACCGCCGGGCCCCGCCGCGTACAGCAACTGCCCGTCGGGGGTCTCCAGGAAGACCGGATTGGCAGCGAAGGCGGCGAAGTGGCACAGGATCTCCGGCACCCCGCCGCCGCGCAGCAGCACCTCGGTGGCCTGCCGGTGCACCACATCGGCCTGGCGCAGCAGGGCGTAGTGCGCATTGACGATCTCGGTGTGGATCTCCTCGGTGACCGTCACGAACGGCACCTCGCGGTGGAGTTGCACCAGCGGCAGCCCGCACGAGCGCGCCGTGTCCACGACCGGCCCCGGCAGCGTGCGGAACCGGGCTCCCAGCTCCACCACCAGCGCCGCGATGCCCCGCTCGGCGAGCCGGCGGACGAAGGCGCGCTGCTCGGCGGGGCGCGACCCGACCCCGAGGCCGGTGGTCAACAGCAGCTCACCGCCCTTGAGCAGCGCGGCGATATTGGGCACCTCGCCCGCGTGCACCCAGCGCACCGGGCGTTCCAGCAGCTCTTCCCCGGCCACCACCTCGGGGAGCCCGCGGCGCAGGGCGGGAAGGCCGAGGGCCCGCGCCACGGTGATCGTCCCATGCGGCTCCCGAGGCATCCGCGGCTCGTGCGGCTCGCCGGGCACCCGCGGCTCGCCGGGCACCCGCGGCTGCTGCGGTTCGCCAGGCACCCGCGGCTCGTGCGGTTCCCGCGACTCCCGCGGCTCGTGCGGTCCCTGCGGTTCCCGCGACTCCCGCGGTTCCATGGTCAGGACGCTCCCCGGACGGGGCCCTCTTCGCCGGTCAGCGCGCTAGCCTCCGTACGCGCCGGACGCCGTCAGCCGCAGCGCGGTGTCGATCAGCGGCACATGGCTGAACGCCTGCGGGAAGTTGCCCACCTGACGCTGGTTCTTCGGGTCCCACTCCTCGGCCAGCAGCCCGAGGTCGTTGCGGAGCCCGAGCAGCTTCTCGAAGAGCTTCCGGGCCTCGTCCACCCGGCCGATCATCGCCAGGTCGTCGGCGAGCCAGAACGAGCAGGCCAGGAAGGCCCCTTCGTCGCCCTCGAGACCGTCCACCCCGGCGTCCTCGCCCGCCGTGGGGTAGCGCATGACGAAGCCGTCCTCGGTCGACAGCTCCCGCTGGATCGCCTCGATGGTGCCGATGACCCGCTTGTCGTCCGGCGGCAGAAAGCCCATCTGCGGGATGAGCAGCAGCGAGGCGTCCAGCTCCTTGGAGCCGTAGGACTGGGTGAAGGTGTTGCGCTCGGCGTCGTAGCCCCGCTCGCAGACGTCCCGGTGGATCTCGTCGCGCAGCTCCCGCCAGCGCTCCAACGGCCCGTCCACATCGCCGGATTCGATGAGCTTGACGGTGCGGTCGACCGCGACCCAGGCCATCACCTTGGAGTGCACGAAGTGGCGGCGCGGCCCGCGCACCTCCCAGATGCCCTCGTCCGGCTCGTCCCAGTGCTCCTCGAGGTAGCGGATCAGCTTCAGCTGCAGCACGCTCGCGTAGTCGTTGCGCGCCAGACCCGTCATATGGGCCAGGTGCAGCGCCTCGGTGACCTCGCCGTAGACGTCCAGCTGGAGCTGGCCCGCCGCGCCGTTGCCGACCCGGACCGGCTGGGAGTTCTCATAGCCGGGCAGCCAGGTCAGCTCGGCCTCGGCCAACTCCCGCTCGCCGGCGATGCCGTACATGATCTGCAGGTTCTCCGGGTCGCCCGCGACCGCGCGCAGCAGCCATTCGCGCCAGGCGCGCGCCTCCTCGCGGTAGCCGGTGCGCAGCAGCGAGGAGAGGGTGATCGCGGCGTCCCGCAGCCAGGTGAAGCGGTAGTCCCAGTTCCGGACGCCGCCGATCTCCTCGGGCAGCGAGGTGGTGGGCGCCGCGACGATGCCGCCGGTGGGGGCGTAGGTCAGCGCCTTGAGCGTGATCAGCGAGCGGACCACCGCGTCCCGGTAGGGGCCGTGGTACGTGCAGTGCTCGACCCACTCGCGCCAGAACGCCTCGGTGGCCTCCAGGGCGACCTCCGGCTCGGGCAGCGCGGGCGGCTCGTTGTGCGAGGGCTGCCAGCTGATGGTGAAGGCGATCCGGTCGCCGGGGCCCACCGTGAAGTCGGAGTAGGTGGTGAGGTCCTTGCCGTAGGTGTCGGCCTCGGTGTCCAGCCAGACGGAGTCCGGGCCGGCGACGGCGACGGTACGGGTGTCCACCCGGTGCACCCACGGCACGACCCAGCCGTAGGAGAAGCGCATCCGCAGCGCGGAGCGCATCGGCACCCGGCCGCTGACCCCCTCGACGATCCGCACCAGTTGCGGGGCGCCGTCACGGGGCGGCATGAAGTCGATCACACGGACCGTGCCGCGCGGAGTGTCCCATTCCGATTCCAGCACCAGTGAGTCGCCGCGGTAGCGGCGGCGGTCGGCGGCGGGCGGCCGGCTCCCCGAGGGGAAGGCGGGCCCGAGGCGCCAGAAACCGTGTTCCTCAGTGCCCAGCAGACCGGCGAAGACGGCATGGGAGTCGAACCGCGGCAGGCACAGCCAGTCGACCGTGCCGTCCCTGCAGACGAGGGCGGCGGTCTGCATATCACCAATCAGTGCGTAATCCTCGATACGCCCGGCCACGTGCATTCCCCATTCGAACGGCCGTACCACCCCGGAGGGCGCTTCTTACG
Coding sequences:
- a CDS encoding glycoside hydrolase family 64 protein → MISRRKLLGGIAASAAAAGTGLAFAGGRASGAPSAKAAASLPLTVVNKTGQYDNASVWLYIVGNEGDRQVHVTPDGTIAPVAMSDNGSDGFTDYAIPLAGSGDTKLNLPQMSGRIYVALGSKLKLKVVEDGAGKAALQYPAGWVSGDPNFDIMHDCAEFTYNDSGMFCNTTMVDMFSVPLSIHLTGAQDQTTGTLKDGARAKVFSDLAGVDAYKKLIVGDNLRVIAPGHGMGAGLFAEDYFASYIDQVWDAYGSKDLKVTTNAGTFTGRVSGGKFSFTGPASVSFDKPSTKDVLFCDGALAAPNDGTTGPVAAILGAGFNRTTLHNTDAQPTTDPAAFYGEEVTNHYAKAMHAATVDGKAYGFAFDDVAEFASYIQDTAPKGITLTLTPF
- a CDS encoding TlyA family RNA methyltransferase, yielding MTRPRRVRLDAELVRRKLARSREHASQLIAAGRVTVGGAVATKPATQVETSAAVVVIEDDSDPDYVSRGGHKLAGALYAFSEEYREGVGGGAGQRSGVRPGVGAGAGVGSGAGLKVAGRRALDAGASTGGFTDVLLRAGVAQVLAVDVGYGQLAWSLQSDERVSVYDRTNVRELTLEGIGGEPVDLVVGDLSFIPLGLVLPALVRCAAPDADLVLMVKPQFEVGKERLGSGGVVRSAELRAEAVRTVAGRAAELGLGVLGVTASPLPGPSGNVEYFLWMRAGAPALDPADVDRAVAEGPS
- a CDS encoding ABC transporter ATP-binding protein, producing MDKDTRQTVADGGSGSGSGRGSGSDTAQGRQRLMAEGLTLAYDRRTVAEELSVTIPDHSFTVIVGPNACGKSTLLRALSRMLKPVAGSVLLDGQAIGAMPAKKVARTLGLLPQSSIAPDGITVADLVARGRYPHQGLLRQWSETDERIVDESMAATGVAELADRYVDELSGGQRQRVWIAMAIAQQTPLLLLDEPTTYLDIQHQIDVLDLCAQLHEEQGRTLVAVLHDLNHAARYATHLIAMRGGEVVAEGAPGDVVTADLVERVFGLPCQVIDDPETGTPLVIPASRRSRTARVEAPSPLVR
- the recN gene encoding DNA repair protein RecN, translated to MVVHVLEEMRIRALGVIDDAVVELSPGFTAVTGETGAGKTMVVTSLGLLLGGRADAALVRIGAKAAVVEGRISVDARSAAAVRAEEAGAELEDGVLLISRTLSAEGRSRAHVGGRSVPVGLLGELADDLVAVHGQTDQQGLLRPARQRQALDRYAGAAVAGPLEKYAGAYRRLRAVTAEWEELTTRARERAQEADLLRFGLEEVAEAEPRPGEDVELAAEAERLGHAEALASAAALAHAALAGNPEDPEGVDAATLVAGAHRAVEAVRSHDSALAGLADRIGEIGILVSDVAGDLAGYADNLDADPIRLGAVEERRAALAQLTRKYGETIADVLAWAEQGAARLAELDGDDDRIGELAAERDALRAELGELAQTLTDARTEAAGRFAEAVTAELASLAMPHARVTFAIHQTETETDGIEVGGRAVVFGPHGADEVELLLAPHPGAPPRPIAKGASGGELSRVMLAVEVVFAGSDPVPTYLFDEVDAGVGGKAAVEVGRRLAKLARSAQVVVVTHLPQVAAFADRHLVVEKTNDGSVTRSGVKAMEGEDRVRELSRMLAGQEDSELARAHAEELLEAARAGR
- a CDS encoding NAD kinase: MPVTEHAPSMPAAEPTADRTVFLLAHTGRPAAIRSAELVVQGLLRSGIGVRVLAAEAADLPLPPAVERVDADRDVLNGCELLIVLGGDGTLLRGAEFARVSGVPMLGVNLGRVGFLAEAERDDLDKVVDRVVTRQYEVEERMTIDVLVRNDGHIVHTDWALNEASVEKAARERLLEVVTEVDNRPVSRFGGDGVVCATPTGSTAYAFSAGGPVVWPEVEALLMVPISAHALFAKPLVTSPKSVLAVEVQPQTPHGVLWCDGRRTVELPAGARVEVRRGAVPVRLARLHHASFTDRLVAKFALPVAGWRGAPH
- a CDS encoding sterol-binding protein; the protein is MATLEQCRSALDKLAENLASANGDLRSAAALDRSVSCWITDLDTTFAGRLVDSRIEDVTTEPGPPAERAQIRLAMTGDDLVALVDGELHFARAWGSGRIKLEAGLRDLLRLRKLL
- a CDS encoding glycosyltransferase family 4 protein, producing MSSTASSTPVPPHGQPSLHAVQVLGGGSSGSGVHVRSLSAGLVARGLRVTVCGPWSAERGYGFAETGARFTGLDALTGAGSMASLRRATQGAALVHAHGLRSGLLAAVALRGRNVPLIVTWHTRVDAEGARARLVGLMERRVARAAAIVLGASSDLVERARARGARDARLAPVAVPAPRPAPEPGDGRRQKARAELGVVERPLLVTAGRLEAVAGHGPLLDAARRWRGLDPQPLLVVAGEGPDRAVLQRRIDLEGLPVRLLGRREDVPGLLSAADVAVLSSRWEARSLLAQEALHAGVPLVATAVGGVPELVGDAAELVPYGDPEALAEAVTGLLADPVRRVELAAAGRARTAGWPTEDDTVAHVLSVYDELVQTFLREGVDGPGR